One Microtus pennsylvanicus isolate mMicPen1 chromosome 3, mMicPen1.hap1, whole genome shotgun sequence DNA window includes the following coding sequences:
- the LOC142846774 gene encoding olfactory receptor 8G50-like, protein MAEDNQSIVTEFTLAGLTDKPELQIPLFLLFLGIYLLTVLGNLGMIILIVLSSHLHTPMYFFLSSLSFIDLCYSTVITPKMLVNFVAKKNVISYQECMTQLYFFIAFIISEGHMLSAMAYDRYVAICNPLLYNVTMSYQICSWMVGGVYSMGFIGATIHTLCMLKVVFCKANKINHYFCDLFPLLEIACSSTFVNEIVLICLSAFNIFIPSLIILGSYIFIIASILHIKSTEGRFKAFSTCSSHFSAVAVFFGSAAFMYLQPSSVNSMDQGKVSSVFYTTVVPMLNPMIYSLRNRDVKLALNKLFQKKKFHK, encoded by the coding sequence ATGGCAGAAGACAATCAGTCCATAGTGACTGAGTTCACCCTTGCTGGATTAACAGACAAACCAGAACTACAAATTCCCCTGTTCCTGCTTTTTCTTGGAATCTACCTGCTCACAGTGCTGGGGAACCTGGGGATGATCATCCTGATTGTGCTCAGCTCCCACctgcacacccccatgtacttcttcctcagcagtCTGTCCTTCATTGACCTCTGTTACTCCACTGTCATCACTCCCAAAATGCTGGTGAACTTTGTGGCAAAGAAGAATGTCATCTCCTACCAGGAATGTATGACTCAGCtctatttctttattgctttcattATTTCTGAGGGCCACATGTTGTCTGCAATGGCCTATGACCGTTATGTTGCCATTTGTAATCCCTTGCTCTATAATGTTACTATGTCTTACCAAATCTGTTCCTGGATGGTAGGTGGGGTGTACAGCATGGGTTTCATCGGTGCAACAATTCATACTCTCTGCATGCTAAAAGTGGTTTTCTGTAAGGCTAATAAAATAAACCATTACTTCtgtgatcttttcccattgttgGAGATTGCCTGCTCCAGTACTTTTGTCAATGAAATAGTGCTAATATGCCTCAGTGCTTTCAATATCTTTATTCCATCCCTGATCATCTTGGGTTCTTACATCTTCATCATCGCCAGCATCCTCCATATCAAATCCACTGAGGGCAGATTCAAAGCCTTCAGCACCTGCAGCTCCCACTTCTCTGCTGTTGCTGTCTTCTTTGGTTCTGCTGCATTTATGTACTTACAGCCATCATCGGTGAATTCAATGGACCAAGGCAAAGTGTCCTCTGTGTTTTATACGACTGTTGTGCCCATGCTGAATCCCATGATCTACAGCCTGAGAAACAGGGATGTCAAGCTTGCTCTAAATAAGTTATTTCAAAAAAAGAAGTTCCATAAGTAG